The following proteins come from a genomic window of Spongiibacter tropicus DSM 19543:
- the hscB gene encoding Fe-S protein assembly co-chaperone HscB produces MSEQAADYFSMLGVPRQFDVDEASLTRAYRELQRSVHPDRFAGGSDRERRLAVQKSSQINEAYETLRSVTRRAAYLLKLAGHPVDTSNTTFSDPEFLMQQLQLREELSDLHDATDPEAALDAFYCDVDNAMAEQKAVFVTGLDADIEQAKAAYAKLQFLEKLRSEAEQKESELLDY; encoded by the coding sequence ATGAGCGAACAGGCAGCAGACTATTTCAGTATGCTGGGTGTGCCGCGTCAGTTTGACGTGGACGAAGCGTCACTGACCCGCGCCTACCGAGAGCTGCAGCGCAGTGTGCACCCTGATCGCTTCGCTGGTGGCAGCGACCGAGAGCGACGTCTGGCGGTGCAAAAATCCTCGCAGATCAATGAAGCCTACGAAACACTGCGCTCGGTAACGCGCCGCGCGGCCTACCTGCTCAAGCTGGCTGGTCATCCAGTGGATACCAGTAATACTACTTTCAGCGACCCAGAGTTTCTGATGCAGCAGTTGCAGCTTCGCGAAGAATTGTCAGACCTGCATGATGCGACGGACCCCGAGGCGGCGCTCGATGCCTTCTACTGCGACGTGGATAACGCCATGGCTGAGCAAAAGGCCGTCTTTGTCACAGGGCTGGATGCCGATATCGAGCAGGCGAAGGCGGCCTACGCCAAGCTGCAGTTTCTGGAAAAGCTGCGTAGCGAAGCGGAGCAGAAAGAGAGTGAACTGCTGGACTACTGA
- the iscR gene encoding Fe-S cluster assembly transcriptional regulator IscR, whose product MRLTTKGRYAVTAMLDLALYGDQGPISLADISGRQDISLSYLEQLFAKLRRRELVRSIRGPGGGYRLNRPGEEIFVAEIIDAVDERVDATGCSGNSDCQDGHTCLTHHLWSDLSDQIHHFLSDISLASLVQRRDVQAVSARQRRSQPGQTIALTTIE is encoded by the coding sequence ATGCGACTGACGACCAAAGGACGATATGCGGTAACGGCGATGCTGGATCTGGCGCTTTATGGCGACCAGGGGCCGATCAGCCTTGCCGATATTTCCGGTCGACAGGATATTTCACTGTCATATCTGGAGCAGCTGTTCGCCAAGCTGCGACGTCGGGAGCTGGTGCGCAGCATCCGTGGCCCGGGCGGTGGTTATCGTCTTAATCGTCCCGGCGAAGAAATATTTGTTGCCGAAATCATCGATGCTGTTGACGAGCGCGTAGACGCAACCGGCTGTTCCGGGAACAGCGATTGTCAGGATGGGCACACATGTCTGACCCATCACCTCTGGTCTGACCTGAGTGATCAGATACACCATTTTCTCAGTGATATCAGTCTGGCAAGTCTCGTGCAGCGCCGCGACGTGCAGGCCGTGTCTGCACGTCAACGACGCAGCCAACCTGGTCAGACCATCGCGCTGACAACCATCGAATAG
- a CDS encoding IscS subfamily cysteine desulfurase — MQLPIYLDYSATTPVDPRVAEKMMTCLTTAGNFGNPASRSHLFGWKAEEAVENARRQVADLINADPREIVWTSGATESDNLAIKGAAHFYSKKGKHIITSKIEHKAVLDPCRQLEREGFDVTYLDPNADGIITPEAVEQAMRDDTVLVSIMHANNEIGTISDIAAIGELCRERKVVFHVDAAQSVGKIPVDMEAMKVDLLSISAHKLYGPKGIGVLYVRRKPRVRLEAQMHGGGHERGMRSGTLATHQIVGMGEACELARLEMEKDAAHSLALRNRFWEALKDIEQVHVNGSLEHRLPGNLNISLAFVEGESLIMSLKDLAVSSGSACTSASLEPSYVLRALGLNDELAHSSLRFSFGRFTTEEEVDYAAAQVRKAVDKLRELSPLWDMYKDGIDLDSIEWAAH, encoded by the coding sequence ATGCAGTTGCCGATTTATCTGGATTACTCCGCAACCACGCCGGTAGACCCGCGTGTTGCCGAGAAAATGATGACCTGCCTCACGACCGCGGGGAATTTCGGTAACCCTGCGTCGCGTTCTCACCTGTTTGGCTGGAAAGCGGAAGAAGCGGTGGAAAATGCCCGTCGCCAGGTCGCTGACCTGATTAATGCTGACCCCCGCGAAATTGTTTGGACCTCGGGCGCGACGGAGTCCGATAACCTGGCGATTAAAGGTGCTGCCCACTTCTACAGCAAGAAGGGCAAACACATAATCACCTCGAAAATTGAGCACAAAGCTGTGCTGGACCCCTGCCGCCAGCTGGAGCGGGAAGGTTTCGACGTGACCTACCTGGATCCCAATGCCGACGGTATTATCACGCCTGAAGCCGTCGAGCAGGCAATGCGCGATGACACGGTGTTGGTCAGCATCATGCACGCCAACAACGAGATCGGCACGATCAGTGATATCGCTGCCATCGGCGAGTTGTGCCGCGAACGCAAAGTCGTTTTCCATGTCGATGCCGCACAGAGTGTCGGCAAGATTCCGGTGGATATGGAAGCGATGAAAGTGGACCTGCTGTCCATTTCGGCGCACAAACTCTACGGACCGAAGGGCATTGGTGTGCTGTATGTACGCCGCAAGCCACGGGTTCGGCTGGAGGCGCAGATGCATGGCGGCGGTCATGAGCGCGGTATGCGCTCCGGCACGCTGGCCACCCACCAGATTGTGGGCATGGGCGAAGCCTGTGAGCTGGCGCGCCTGGAGATGGAAAAAGACGCGGCGCACTCGCTGGCCTTGCGCAACCGTTTCTGGGAAGCACTGAAGGATATCGAACAGGTGCACGTGAACGGTTCGCTGGAGCACCGTTTGCCGGGTAACCTGAATATCAGCTTGGCGTTTGTTGAGGGCGAATCGCTGATCATGTCGCTGAAAGATCTGGCGGTATCATCCGGTTCGGCCTGTACGTCGGCCAGTCTGGAGCCTTCTTACGTGCTGCGTGCGCTGGGTTTGAACGATGAACTCGCCCACAGCTCGCTGCGTTTTTCCTTCGGTCGCTTTACCACTGAAGAGGAAGTAGATTACGCCGCTGCCCAGGTTCGCAAGGCGGTCGACAAGCTGAGAGAATTGTCGCCGCTGTGGGATATGTACAAAGACGGTATCGACCTGGACAGCATTGAATGGGCGGCTCACTGA
- the trmJ gene encoding tRNA (cytosine(32)/uridine(32)-2'-O)-methyltransferase TrmJ, with translation MTQTNSLDNIRIVLVNTSHPGNIGAVARAMKNMCLSQLYLVAPRKFPHDEATWRAASATDILENAVVCETLDEAIADCQLVVGTSARERTVPWPLLDPRHCMQEAYREAQGGHKIALMFGREDRGLTNEELQRCNLHVHIPSNPEYSSLNLGMAVQVMAYELRMLQVSGELDANAMAEWDQPVANAEALERYLVHLEETLYDINFLRPQAPKKLMLRLRRLYQRTRLDEMEVNILRGILTSTQYWVRKARGEALPQKGDGAESDESL, from the coding sequence ATGACTCAGACAAACTCACTCGACAACATCCGCATCGTACTGGTGAATACCTCGCATCCGGGCAATATCGGCGCGGTGGCGCGTGCGATGAAAAACATGTGTCTGTCGCAGCTGTATCTGGTGGCGCCGCGCAAGTTTCCCCACGATGAGGCCACATGGCGTGCTGCCAGCGCCACCGATATCCTTGAGAATGCCGTGGTCTGCGAAACGCTCGACGAGGCGATCGCCGATTGCCAGTTGGTGGTGGGGACCAGTGCTCGTGAGCGTACAGTCCCCTGGCCGCTATTGGATCCGCGTCACTGCATGCAGGAGGCCTACCGAGAAGCGCAGGGTGGGCACAAAATCGCCCTCATGTTTGGTCGTGAAGACCGTGGACTGACCAACGAAGAACTGCAGCGCTGCAATCTGCATGTGCATATTCCCTCCAACCCGGAATACAGTTCGCTGAATTTGGGCATGGCTGTTCAGGTGATGGCTTATGAGCTGCGGATGCTGCAGGTATCGGGTGAGCTGGATGCCAATGCGATGGCGGAGTGGGATCAGCCGGTAGCGAATGCCGAGGCGCTGGAGCGCTATCTTGTTCACTTGGAGGAGACGCTGTACGACATTAATTTCCTGCGGCCGCAGGCGCCGAAGAAATTGATGTTGCGCCTGCGTCGCCTGTACCAGCGTACCCGCTTGGACGAAATGGAAGTCAATATTTTGCGCGGCATTCTCACGTCCACCCAATATTGGGTGCGCAAGGCCCGCGGCGAGGCTCTCCCGCAGAAGGGCGATGGAGCGGAAAGCGATGAATCGCTATAA
- the iscU gene encoding Fe-S cluster assembly scaffold IscU — MAYSEKVLDHYENPRNVGKFDDSDEIGTGMVGAPACGDVMRLQIKVNDEGVIEDAKFKTYGCGSAIASSSLLTEWVKGKTLEEAEHIKNTEIAQELALPPVKIHCSVLAEDAIKAAVSDYRKKKGA, encoded by the coding sequence ATGGCATATAGTGAAAAAGTACTGGACCATTACGAGAACCCCCGTAATGTCGGTAAATTCGATGACAGTGATGAAATCGGTACTGGCATGGTCGGCGCGCCGGCCTGCGGTGACGTGATGCGTCTGCAGATCAAAGTGAACGACGAGGGTGTCATCGAAGACGCCAAGTTCAAAACGTACGGCTGCGGCAGTGCGATTGCTTCCAGCTCACTGCTCACAGAGTGGGTTAAAGGCAAAACGCTGGAAGAAGCTGAACACATCAAAAACACGGAAATTGCGCAGGAGCTGGCTCTGCCTCCGGTGAAGATTCACTGCTCTGTGTTGGCTGAAGATGCGATCAAGGCCGCTGTTTCCGATTATCGCAAGAAGAAAGGCGCCTGA
- the hscA gene encoding Fe-S protein assembly chaperone HscA, whose protein sequence is MALMQISEPGQSPEPHQRKLAAGIDLGTTNSLVAAFRNGHLQTLPDEQGRHLLPSVVHYGAQGADAVGAAAQAMAADDPENTLASIKRLMGRSYADASAAEVLSTYTLVDCGDDMVKLRTQAGDLSPVQVSADILRSVADRAQRSLGDELQGVVITVPAYFDDGQRQATKDAARLAGLNVLRLLNEPTAAAVAYGLDEKEEGAIAVFDLGGGTFDISVLQMSKGVFEVLSTGGDSALGGDDFDQAIAAWFIEKTGLDSLDGKQRRRLLDASRAAKEALTGAEQVDVSLDSQQLVLSREEFNTLVDPLIDRAIRACKRAMRDARLRSDEILNVVMVGGSTRVPRVRERVAEWFGREPLVDIDPDKVVALGAASQAEQLIGNRSGEETLLLDVIPLSLGVETMGGLTEKVIHRNTTIPVAMAQEFTTFKDGQTAMAIHVVQGERELVDDCRSLARFELRGIPPMVAGAARILVTFQVDADGLLQVSAREETTGAESQVQVKPSYGLSDNDIADMLTSSFEAAGQDKEARALREQQVDAEALLQSLSAALLADGEALLSESEQRELLDKMEALHREKDSGTAASIARQIEIVGAASETFAERRMDASIKKALAGRRVDDL, encoded by the coding sequence ATGGCATTAATGCAAATTTCAGAGCCGGGGCAGAGTCCCGAACCCCACCAGCGCAAGCTGGCGGCGGGGATAGACCTCGGCACCACCAATTCGCTGGTTGCGGCATTCCGCAACGGCCACCTGCAAACACTGCCGGACGAGCAGGGAAGACACCTGTTGCCATCGGTTGTGCACTACGGCGCGCAGGGCGCCGATGCAGTGGGTGCTGCGGCTCAGGCCATGGCGGCTGACGATCCCGAAAACACGCTGGCGTCGATAAAGCGCCTGATGGGGCGCAGCTATGCCGATGCCAGTGCCGCGGAAGTGCTGTCGACCTATACGCTGGTGGATTGCGGCGACGATATGGTGAAGCTGCGGACCCAGGCGGGCGACTTGTCGCCGGTGCAGGTTTCTGCAGATATTTTGCGCAGCGTGGCTGATCGTGCGCAGCGTAGTCTGGGTGATGAACTGCAAGGCGTTGTGATTACCGTTCCCGCATATTTCGATGACGGTCAGCGTCAGGCGACCAAAGATGCGGCGCGACTGGCAGGGCTCAATGTCTTACGTCTGCTGAACGAGCCGACTGCAGCCGCCGTGGCTTACGGTCTGGACGAGAAAGAAGAGGGGGCTATTGCCGTTTTTGATCTCGGTGGCGGCACCTTCGATATCTCGGTACTTCAGATGAGTAAGGGCGTATTTGAGGTTCTGTCGACAGGCGGTGATTCGGCGCTGGGTGGCGACGACTTCGATCAGGCGATAGCGGCCTGGTTCATCGAAAAAACCGGCCTCGATTCACTGGACGGCAAGCAGCGCCGTCGTTTGCTGGATGCCAGTCGCGCTGCGAAAGAAGCGCTGACGGGCGCTGAGCAGGTGGACGTCAGTCTGGATTCGCAGCAATTGGTGTTGAGCCGAGAAGAGTTCAATACGCTGGTGGATCCCTTGATTGATCGCGCGATCCGCGCCTGCAAAAGAGCGATGCGAGATGCCCGTCTGCGCAGTGATGAGATTCTCAATGTGGTGATGGTCGGCGGTTCGACTCGCGTGCCGCGTGTGCGGGAGCGGGTGGCTGAGTGGTTCGGCCGCGAGCCCCTGGTGGATATCGATCCGGATAAAGTGGTTGCGCTGGGCGCGGCGTCGCAAGCCGAACAGTTGATCGGCAATCGCAGTGGCGAGGAAACGCTGTTGCTGGATGTCATTCCGCTGTCGCTGGGTGTGGAGACCATGGGGGGGCTGACGGAAAAAGTCATTCATCGCAACACCACCATCCCGGTCGCGATGGCGCAGGAATTTACCACCTTCAAAGACGGTCAGACGGCCATGGCGATTCACGTGGTGCAGGGCGAGCGTGAGCTGGTAGACGATTGTCGCTCACTGGCGCGCTTTGAATTGCGTGGTATTCCACCCATGGTGGCGGGGGCGGCGCGCATTCTCGTTACCTTCCAGGTTGATGCCGATGGTCTGTTGCAAGTATCTGCCCGGGAGGAGACCACCGGCGCAGAGAGCCAGGTACAGGTGAAGCCGTCCTACGGCCTCAGCGACAACGATATCGCCGATATGCTGACCTCGTCATTTGAGGCGGCGGGCCAGGATAAAGAAGCCCGTGCCTTGCGCGAGCAACAGGTAGATGCCGAAGCGCTATTGCAGTCACTGTCTGCGGCGCTGCTAGCTGACGGTGAGGCGCTGCTCAGCGAATCCGAACAGCGCGAGCTGCTGGACAAAATGGAAGCGCTGCACCGCGAAAAAGATAGCGGCACGGCGGCCAGTATCGCCCGGCAGATTGAAATTGTCGGTGCCGCCAGTGAAACTTTTGCTGAGCGTCGTATGGACGCCAGTATCAAGAAAGCCCTCGCCGGTCGGCGAGTGGACGACCTTTGA
- a CDS encoding acetyl-CoA carboxylase carboxyltransferase subunit alpha — translation MNPNYLDFEQPIAELEAKIEELQLVGNDNDINISEEIAKLKDKSSKLTEKIFSSLRPWDVVKIARHPMRPYALDYIRRIVTDFDELHGDRHFGDDSAIVGGIGRIGDKPVMVIGQEKGRGVTEKVKRNFGMPKPEGYRKALRLMEMAERFNLPIVTLIDTPGAYPGIDSEERGISEAIAQNLAVMSRLKTPIICIVIGEGSSGGALGIGVGDHIAMLQYSTYFVISPEGCANIIWKSSEYAPDAAEAMGLTSTVLEELGIVDATIPEPQGGAHRDIDESASRVKAHILKELEKLQALPEKELLETRYDRLMSYGTV, via the coding sequence ATGAATCCGAACTACCTCGACTTTGAACAACCAATCGCCGAGCTGGAAGCCAAGATTGAAGAGCTGCAACTCGTCGGCAACGACAACGATATTAATATCAGTGAGGAAATCGCCAAGCTCAAGGACAAGAGCAGCAAGCTGACCGAGAAAATTTTCTCCTCGCTGCGTCCCTGGGATGTGGTGAAGATTGCCCGTCATCCTATGCGTCCCTATGCGCTGGACTATATCCGCCGCATTGTCACGGATTTTGACGAGCTGCACGGTGATCGCCACTTCGGTGATGACTCGGCGATAGTCGGTGGTATTGGCCGTATTGGTGACAAGCCGGTAATGGTGATCGGCCAGGAAAAGGGCCGCGGTGTTACCGAAAAAGTGAAACGCAATTTCGGTATGCCCAAGCCTGAGGGGTATCGCAAAGCGCTGCGTCTGATGGAAATGGCCGAGCGGTTCAACTTACCTATTGTTACTCTGATCGACACCCCGGGGGCCTATCCGGGGATCGACAGCGAAGAGCGGGGCATTTCGGAAGCCATCGCGCAAAACCTGGCAGTGATGTCCCGCCTCAAAACGCCGATCATCTGCATTGTTATCGGTGAGGGCAGCTCCGGTGGTGCGCTGGGGATCGGGGTGGGCGATCATATCGCCATGCTTCAGTACTCGACCTATTTCGTTATCTCCCCAGAAGGCTGCGCGAATATCATCTGGAAGAGCAGTGAATACGCACCTGATGCCGCCGAGGCAATGGGTTTGACTTCAACGGTGCTCGAAGAGCTGGGCATTGTCGACGCGACTATTCCGGAGCCTCAGGGCGGCGCACACCGCGACATCGACGAGAGCGCCAGCCGGGTTAAAGCGCATATTCTCAAGGAGCTGGAGAAGCTTCAGGCGCTTCCTGAGAAAGAACTGCTGGAAACCCGCTACGACCGATTGATGTCCTACGGCACCGTCTGA
- the tilS gene encoding tRNA lysidine(34) synthetase TilS → MADGATLIAQLEQSLRDILPVPRLWLAFSGGMDSRVLLSLLMELREQCSDFPPLSLIHVDHGLQADSGVWAQHCLVVAETLGLPCVIKRVVVSPQAGGQGPEAEARLARYRVFESLLGRGELLLQAHHLDDQCETLMLRLLRGAGLAGLAAMPHGRALGQGRLLRPLLTTPRSQLQVYAHARNLKWLEDPSNQDARYDRNYLRHRVMPAMAERWSSYRQALSRAAENLRDSQALLNDYLDADLAPLLDGKALSLGPLGDLAEYRQLALLRRYLERCWGVVLSRPQLEDFAGQFLTADVDAVPEVCVDGWRFYRFARQLIAEPETLAQEGLPAVQSWGVDMPLELPQGRLSAAPGGSFAPRGRVEVAFRQGGERCQLAGETHSRALKKLLQAWQLAPRRRERLPLIYCDGQLAAIADLAICEGYLAQPGEQGVALHWQDAADR, encoded by the coding sequence ATGGCTGACGGCGCGACACTGATCGCGCAGCTCGAACAGTCGCTGCGCGATATTCTCCCTGTTCCCCGGTTGTGGCTGGCCTTCAGCGGCGGCATGGATTCGCGGGTACTGCTGTCTTTGCTGATGGAGCTGCGCGAACAGTGCAGCGACTTCCCGCCGCTCTCTCTGATACATGTTGATCATGGCTTACAGGCTGACTCCGGAGTCTGGGCTCAGCATTGTCTGGTGGTGGCTGAAACGCTTGGCCTTCCCTGTGTGATTAAGCGGGTCGTGGTGAGTCCGCAGGCCGGTGGGCAGGGGCCGGAAGCGGAAGCGCGGTTGGCGCGCTACCGGGTGTTTGAGTCACTGCTCGGTCGCGGCGAACTGCTGTTGCAGGCCCATCACCTCGATGATCAATGCGAAACCCTGATGCTCCGCTTACTGCGTGGTGCGGGGTTGGCCGGACTGGCGGCCATGCCTCATGGGCGCGCTTTGGGTCAGGGGCGACTGCTGCGGCCGCTGCTGACGACGCCGCGCTCACAGCTTCAGGTCTACGCTCACGCGCGAAATTTAAAGTGGCTGGAAGACCCCAGTAATCAAGATGCGCGCTATGACCGCAATTATCTTCGCCATCGTGTCATGCCGGCCATGGCAGAGCGCTGGTCGAGCTACCGGCAAGCCCTGTCGCGGGCGGCGGAGAATCTGCGTGACAGTCAGGCCTTGTTAAATGACTACCTGGATGCTGACCTGGCGCCTTTGCTCGATGGCAAGGCGCTGTCACTGGGGCCGCTCGGTGATCTGGCTGAGTATCGTCAGCTCGCCTTGCTGCGGCGATATCTTGAGCGCTGCTGGGGAGTCGTGTTGAGTCGCCCGCAGCTTGAGGATTTTGCCGGGCAGTTTTTGACGGCGGATGTGGATGCCGTGCCAGAGGTCTGTGTTGACGGTTGGCGGTTCTACCGCTTTGCCCGACAGTTGATCGCCGAGCCGGAAACCCTGGCGCAAGAGGGGCTGCCTGCTGTTCAGTCTTGGGGAGTCGATATGCCCTTGGAATTGCCTCAAGGGCGGCTGAGTGCGGCCCCCGGCGGCAGCTTCGCGCCTCGCGGCCGGGTGGAGGTCGCCTTCCGGCAGGGCGGAGAGCGCTGCCAGTTGGCGGGCGAAACTCATAGTCGGGCACTGAAAAAGCTACTTCAGGCTTGGCAGCTTGCCCCGCGCCGTCGCGAGCGATTGCCGTTGATCTATTGTGACGGCCAATTGGCTGCGATTGCTGATCTTGCGATATGCGAGGGGTATCTGGCGCAACCCGGTGAGCAGGGGGTTGCGCTTCATTGGCAAGATGCCGCTGATCGCTGA
- the iscA gene encoding iron-sulfur cluster assembly protein IscA, translating to MAEVDMKVSLTESAAGHIKRQLEGRGRGLGIRLGVRTSGCSGMAYVLEFVDEPQPEDKVFQAFGASIYVDPKSLVYLDGTELDFVKEGLNEGLKFNNPNVSAECGCGESFTV from the coding sequence ATGGCTGAAGTAGATATGAAAGTCAGCCTGACGGAATCTGCGGCTGGTCATATCAAACGCCAGTTGGAAGGTCGTGGGCGTGGCCTGGGTATTCGCCTGGGCGTTCGTACCTCGGGCTGTTCCGGTATGGCATACGTCCTTGAGTTTGTCGACGAGCCGCAGCCCGAAGATAAAGTGTTTCAAGCCTTTGGGGCGTCGATTTATGTCGATCCCAAAAGCCTGGTTTACCTCGATGGCACGGAGTTGGATTTTGTCAAAGAGGGCTTGAACGAAGGGCTGAAATTTAACAACCCCAATGTCTCTGCGGAGTGCGGTTGCGGAGAGAGCTTCACGGTTTAA